The following proteins come from a genomic window of Proteinivorax hydrogeniformans:
- the ruvB gene encoding Holliday junction branch migration DNA helicase RuvB: protein MEGRIVSANKQQEDTKELSLRPQGFDQYIGQNKAKENLRIFIEAAKRRNEPLDHVLLYGPPGLGKTTLANIIANEMGAGFKVTSGPTIERAGDLAAILSSLQPFDVLFIDEIHRLNRTVEEILYPALEDFSLDIMLGKGPGAQSVRIDIPPFTLVGATTRAGALSSPLRDRFGIISRLEFYKKEDLVEIITRTAEILEVDIALAGAKEIACRSRGTPRIANRILKRVRDFAQIKGKGIIDEEISKSGLNLLEIDEYGLDNADRMVLKTMIDVYDGGPVGLESVAATINEESTTIEDVIEPFLLQIGMINRTPRGRVITEKGYNHMR, encoded by the coding sequence ATGGAGGGGAGAATAGTTTCAGCTAATAAACAGCAGGAAGATACAAAAGAGCTCAGCCTACGACCCCAGGGTTTTGATCAATATATCGGTCAGAATAAAGCTAAAGAAAACTTAAGGATTTTCATAGAAGCTGCAAAAAGAAGAAATGAGCCCTTAGATCATGTACTGTTATACGGACCGCCAGGTCTTGGTAAAACAACATTGGCAAATATTATAGCTAATGAAATGGGGGCAGGCTTTAAAGTGACCTCAGGTCCAACCATAGAGCGTGCTGGTGATTTAGCAGCTATTTTGTCTAGTTTACAGCCTTTTGATGTTCTTTTTATAGATGAAATACATAGACTCAATAGAACTGTAGAAGAAATTTTATACCCAGCGCTAGAGGACTTTTCTTTAGATATAATGTTAGGAAAAGGACCAGGTGCTCAGTCTGTACGTATCGATATCCCACCATTTACTTTAGTTGGGGCTACGACGAGAGCGGGAGCGTTATCTTCTCCACTTAGAGATAGGTTTGGTATTATCTCAAGATTGGAGTTTTATAAGAAAGAGGATTTAGTGGAGATTATAACAAGAACAGCAGAGATATTAGAGGTTGATATCGCATTAGCTGGTGCTAAAGAAATTGCTTGTAGATCAAGGGGAACGCCGAGGATTGCTAATCGAATTTTAAAACGGGTAAGAGATTTTGCTCAGATCAAGGGCAAGGGTATTATAGATGAGGAAATTTCAAAAAGCGGCCTTAATCTTTTAGAAATTGATGAATACGGGCTAGACAATGCAGACAGAATGGTCTTAAAAACTATGATCGATGTCTATGATGGTGGGCCAGTTGGGCTAGAGAGTGTAGCCGCTACTATTAACGAAGAATCGACTACTATCGAGGATGTAATTGAGCCCTTCTTATTGCAAATTGGAATGATCAATAGAACACCAAGAGGTAGAGTGATCACTGAAAAAGGATATAATCATATGCGTTAA
- the tgt gene encoding tRNA guanosine(34) transglycosylase Tgt, whose amino-acid sequence MAIKYELLKECPDTKARAGLLHTPHGTIETPIFMPVGTLATVKTMDPRDLKELNAQIILSNTYHLYLRPGHEIVKQAGGLHDFMNWDRPILTDSGGFQVFSLGDLRKIKEEGVTFRSHIDGSKHFFSPEKVMEIENALGADIIMAFDECIPYPATYEYAKNSLERTTRWAKRCKDAHKNTDNQALFGIIQGGMYEDLRTQSAEDILSLDFPGIAVGGLSVGEPKDEMYRILEHTVPMIPQSKPRYLMGVGSADALLEGVNRGIDMFDCVLPTRIARNGTAMTATGRLVVRNAKYAKDFTPIEEGCKCYVCRNYTRAYLRHLIKCNEILGFKLITYHNLYYLLRLMRDMRLAILEGNFLHFYKSAIDKIKL is encoded by the coding sequence ATGGCAATAAAATATGAATTGCTAAAAGAATGTCCAGACACTAAGGCAAGAGCAGGACTTCTACATACACCACATGGAACAATAGAGACACCAATATTTATGCCAGTGGGTACATTAGCGACAGTAAAAACAATGGACCCTAGAGACTTAAAAGAACTAAACGCACAAATTATACTTAGTAACACCTATCATTTATACTTAAGGCCAGGTCATGAAATCGTAAAACAAGCTGGTGGGCTACATGATTTTATGAACTGGGATCGTCCGATATTAACTGATAGTGGTGGATTTCAGGTGTTCAGTTTAGGTGACTTACGTAAAATTAAAGAAGAGGGTGTCACCTTCAGGTCTCACATTGATGGTTCAAAACACTTTTTTAGCCCAGAGAAGGTAATGGAGATAGAAAATGCCTTAGGAGCCGATATAATAATGGCCTTTGATGAATGCATACCTTACCCAGCAACATACGAATATGCCAAAAACTCGTTAGAAAGAACAACTCGTTGGGCAAAAAGGTGTAAAGATGCGCATAAAAACACAGACAATCAGGCTCTTTTTGGTATTATCCAAGGGGGCATGTACGAAGATTTAAGGACACAAAGTGCTGAAGATATCCTAAGTTTAGACTTTCCTGGTATTGCAGTTGGAGGCCTAAGTGTGGGAGAGCCCAAAGATGAGATGTACAGAATCTTAGAGCATACAGTTCCTATGATTCCTCAAAGCAAACCTAGGTATTTAATGGGGGTTGGCTCTGCTGATGCGCTATTAGAAGGGGTAAATCGAGGGATAGACATGTTTGACTGTGTGCTTCCGACAAGGATTGCAAGAAACGGAACTGCGATGACAGCAACAGGTAGGTTGGTAGTGAGAAATGCCAAATATGCTAAGGATTTTACTCCTATAGAAGAAGGTTGTAAATGTTATGTGTGCCGTAACTATACAAGGGCGTACTTAAGACATTTAATTAAATGTAATGAAATACTAGGATTTAAGTTAATTACATATCATAATCTCTACTATTTGTTACGCTTAATGCGAGATATGCGTTTGGCTATTTTAGAAGGTAACTTTTTGCATTTTTATAAAAGTGCAATAGATAAAATAAAGTTATAA
- a CDS encoding DUF2905 domain-containing protein, which produces MNTGKLLIGFGLILVIIGGYITLGGKFPPLGRLPGDIIHRGENITFYFPITTMVIISILLNLIFRLLR; this is translated from the coding sequence ATGAATACCGGAAAGCTTCTGATTGGATTTGGCTTGATATTGGTTATTATAGGAGGATATATTACACTTGGGGGTAAATTTCCTCCTTTAGGTCGTTTGCCAGGAGATATTATTCACAGAGGTGAAAACATAACTTTTTATTTCCCCATTACCACAATGGTTATTATTTCTATCTTGTTAAATTTAATATTTCGCTTGCTGAGGTAA
- the ruvC gene encoding crossover junction endodeoxyribonuclease RuvC, whose amino-acid sequence MIILGLDPGIAILGYGIVKKENHKLKAIDYGTIETSKDLEEPQRLLSLANSLEKLIDMYKPDVVAVEELFFNKNVKTAITVAQARGVILMVILKKGVKLHEYTPLQIKQGVVGYGRATKPQVQTMVKTLLNLEKIPRPDDAADGLAIAICHNNFSAMNVVAQKGGWSR is encoded by the coding sequence ATGATTATCCTAGGTTTAGACCCTGGTATTGCAATTTTAGGCTACGGAATAGTAAAGAAGGAAAACCACAAGCTAAAGGCCATAGATTATGGAACTATAGAAACTAGTAAAGACTTAGAAGAGCCGCAAAGACTGTTAAGTTTAGCAAATTCTTTAGAAAAGTTAATAGATATGTATAAGCCCGACGTAGTAGCTGTAGAAGAGCTTTTTTTTAATAAAAATGTTAAAACTGCAATAACTGTCGCACAGGCTAGAGGAGTTATTTTAATGGTTATATTAAAGAAAGGTGTTAAACTTCATGAATATACTCCACTACAGATTAAACAAGGTGTCGTAGGCTATGGAAGGGCGACAAAGCCACAAGTACAAACAATGGTTAAGACGCTTTTAAACTTAGAAAAAATTCCAAGACCTGATGATGCAGCTGACGGTCTTGCTATAGCTATATGTCATAATAATTTTTCAGCTATGAATGTAGTTGCTCAAAAAGGAGGATGGAGTCGTTGA
- the ruvA gene encoding Holliday junction branch migration protein RuvA, whose amino-acid sequence MIAFIRGEVHAINEDNLVIDCGNLGYKVYVPSIKVAATIGQEIFLHTEHIVKEDSTTLYGFTSKDDLEIFNQALSVSGVGPKGALAIVNQLTFIEIVSALKDNDYKPFTQVSGIGKKTAQRIVIDLKDKLKESINNYIPVSTPEKAETDPNLYNQALNGLMSLGYKKGEIEKEVRKAISEGASDVSMVIKAVLKEVAKGSEM is encoded by the coding sequence TTGATAGCATTTATTCGAGGAGAGGTTCATGCTATAAATGAAGATAACTTGGTTATTGACTGTGGAAATTTAGGTTATAAGGTTTATGTCCCCAGCATCAAGGTGGCAGCTACAATAGGTCAAGAAATTTTTCTACATACTGAACATATTGTTAAAGAAGACAGCACAACCTTGTATGGTTTTACTAGCAAAGACGATTTAGAGATATTTAACCAGGCACTATCAGTGTCTGGAGTGGGGCCAAAAGGTGCCTTAGCTATTGTTAATCAACTAACATTTATTGAAATAGTTTCTGCGCTCAAGGATAATGACTATAAACCTTTTACACAGGTAAGTGGTATAGGCAAGAAAACTGCTCAGCGAATAGTTATTGATTTAAAAGATAAACTGAAGGAGTCTATAAACAACTATATACCTGTAAGTACGCCAGAGAAGGCAGAGACTGACCCTAACCTATATAACCAAGCGTTGAATGGTTTAATGAGCTTGGGGTATAAAAAGGGAGAAATTGAAAAGGAAGTCCGAAAAGCTATTTCAGAAGGAGCCAGTGATGTTTCAATGGTTATTAAAGCCGTTTTAAAAGAGGTCGCTAAGGGGAGTGAAATGTAA
- the queA gene encoding tRNA preQ1(34) S-adenosylmethionine ribosyltransferase-isomerase QueA yields MKLEDFNFNLPDELIAQKPSQRRDDSRLLVLKKDKETNCITHKKFKDIIDYLNPNDLLIFNNTKVIPARIFGRKDTGAKVEVLLVRKVDEYSWECLAKPGKKLKKNTVIKFPQDITGEITGDTDFGGKVIKFNFPYDEFMEKLKGAGELPLPPYIKEKPDDQNRYQTVYAQKPGAVAAPTAGLHFTNELFERIKEKGIVTAFVTLHVGLGTFMPVQVENVLEHKMHSEFYSINEETAKLINQTKKKGGRVIAVGTTVVRTLETAASLNQEIKPSSGWTDIFIYPGYEFKAIDALITNFHLPKSTLMMLVSALATKDKIDLAYQEAVKERYRFFSFGDSMFIS; encoded by the coding sequence TTGAAGCTTGAAGATTTTAATTTTAATTTACCAGACGAATTAATAGCTCAAAAACCATCTCAAAGGCGGGACGATTCCCGCCTATTGGTGTTGAAAAAAGATAAAGAAACAAACTGTATTACCCATAAAAAGTTTAAAGATATAATCGACTACTTAAACCCAAATGATCTTCTTATTTTTAATAACACTAAAGTTATTCCAGCCCGTATTTTTGGACGCAAAGATACAGGAGCTAAAGTAGAAGTGCTGTTAGTTAGAAAGGTTGATGAATATAGTTGGGAGTGCCTAGCAAAACCCGGCAAAAAACTCAAAAAAAACACTGTAATTAAGTTTCCCCAAGATATAACGGGTGAGATTACAGGTGATACAGATTTTGGCGGAAAGGTAATCAAGTTTAATTTTCCTTACGATGAGTTTATGGAAAAGTTGAAAGGCGCGGGGGAGTTACCGTTACCTCCTTATATAAAAGAAAAGCCTGATGATCAGAATCGATACCAGACTGTATATGCTCAAAAGCCAGGTGCCGTAGCAGCACCTACAGCGGGTCTTCATTTTACCAATGAGCTGTTTGAGCGCATTAAAGAAAAGGGCATAGTCACAGCTTTTGTTACTTTACATGTAGGTTTGGGCACTTTTATGCCGGTACAGGTGGAAAATGTGTTAGAGCACAAAATGCACTCTGAGTTTTATTCAATAAACGAAGAGACTGCAAAACTAATAAATCAGACAAAGAAAAAAGGTGGCAGAGTAATAGCAGTTGGCACTACGGTTGTGAGAACTTTGGAAACCGCAGCTAGTCTTAATCAAGAAATTAAGCCTTCAAGTGGGTGGACTGATATTTTCATCTACCCCGGTTATGAGTTTAAAGCAATAGATGCACTTATTACTAACTTCCATCTACCAAAATCCACTCTTATGATGCTGGTAAGTGCCTTAGCGACAAAGGATAAAATTGACTTAGCTTACCAGGAGGCAGTAAAAGAAAGATACAGATTCTTTTCTTTTGGCGACAGTATGTTTATCAGCTAA
- a CDS encoding DUF523 domain-containing protein, which produces MAKVLVSSCLLGLSCKYNGSNNYNKAVTEFCRDKIVILACPEVLGGLPTPRPPSELQQGDGQDILKGEGSVVNKLGNDVTKNFLEGAQKAYQLAKENNVKVSVLKAKSPSCGSGKIYDGQFCGRLKNGDGVTAALFKKNNIKVLTEEDFNES; this is translated from the coding sequence ATGGCCAAAGTGTTAGTTAGTAGTTGTTTACTAGGTTTGTCATGTAAATACAATGGATCAAACAATTACAATAAAGCAGTAACGGAGTTTTGTCGAGATAAAATAGTTATTTTAGCTTGCCCTGAAGTTTTAGGAGGCTTACCAACCCCACGACCTCCTTCAGAGTTGCAACAAGGTGATGGTCAAGATATACTAAAGGGTGAAGGCTCTGTAGTTAATAAACTTGGAAATGATGTTACAAAAAATTTTTTAGAAGGTGCCCAAAAGGCTTATCAGTTAGCAAAAGAAAACAACGTAAAAGTTTCTGTATTAAAAGCCAAAAGCCCATCCTGTGGTAGTGGAAAGATCTACGATGGTCAGTTTTGTGGCAGGCTAAAAAATGGAGACGGCGTGACTGCGGCTTTGTTCAAAAAGAATAACATTAAAGTATTAACAGAGGAGGATTTTAATGAGTCATAA
- a CDS encoding DUF2225 domain-containing protein, whose protein sequence is MGTPLYNVSVDCLYCESSFESLKVKTSKVVKQNQDSDFCTYYKGENPFFYEVFVCPNCGFSFTKNFSTKLKDEQKQAFKPLASKWYKRHKYSMARCIGPAIEAYKLAFISAQTIEEHDLVLAGLSLRLAWFFRYKNDGAQEYKFLRTAKKYYKQAYENGKLSGYEQPEVYIIYLIGELSARTGKNHDAIRWFSKVTEHKERSLHQSIEKKARERWNEVKEKVKKEEQSDGQSVS, encoded by the coding sequence ATGGGGACACCTTTGTATAATGTAAGTGTCGATTGCTTATATTGCGAAAGTAGTTTTGAAAGCTTAAAAGTTAAGACCAGTAAGGTCGTCAAACAAAATCAAGATAGTGATTTTTGTACATATTATAAAGGGGAAAATCCTTTTTTTTATGAGGTCTTTGTATGCCCTAACTGCGGATTTTCTTTTACGAAGAACTTTTCTACCAAACTTAAGGATGAACAAAAGCAAGCTTTTAAACCGTTAGCTTCTAAATGGTATAAACGTCATAAATATTCAATGGCGCGATGTATTGGACCGGCCATAGAGGCATATAAGCTAGCTTTCATTTCTGCGCAAACTATAGAAGAGCATGACCTTGTTTTAGCTGGTCTATCTTTAAGGTTAGCTTGGTTTTTCAGATATAAAAATGACGGAGCCCAGGAGTATAAATTTTTAAGAACAGCTAAAAAGTATTATAAACAGGCTTATGAAAATGGTAAGCTCAGCGGATATGAACAGCCTGAGGTTTACATTATATATTTAATCGGTGAGCTTTCTGCCAGAACAGGGAAAAATCACGATGCGATTCGTTGGTTCTCAAAAGTTACAGAACATAAAGAAAGATCTTTGCATCAATCGATTGAGAAAAAGGCACGAGAAAGATGGAACGAAGTAAAAGAAAAAGTTAAAAAGGAAGAACAAAGCGATGGCCAAAGTGTTAGTTAG
- the nadE gene encoding NAD(+) synthase, whose protein sequence is MSHNLEIDSRVKFLQKYVKQAKSDGLILGISGGKDSAVVAALAKRAFPNNVYGVIMPCYSLKEDVEHGKKLCEALEVEYEVVDLSKSYDTILESVKEPLNDQAKSNIKPRLRMTTLYAIAQQKNYLVLGTGNRAEIVLGYFTKYGDGGSDVNPISDLKVHQVFDMARELNIPQEIINKPPSAGLWEGQTDEQELGIRYSDVDDFLDGKEVDPKVREKIISKYKATEHKRQTFAQYKDIGPLKF, encoded by the coding sequence ATGAGTCATAACCTGGAAATAGATAGCAGAGTAAAGTTTTTACAAAAATATGTCAAACAAGCTAAATCCGATGGTCTAATATTGGGGATTAGCGGCGGGAAAGATAGCGCTGTAGTTGCGGCTTTGGCTAAAAGAGCTTTTCCTAATAACGTTTATGGCGTAATCATGCCTTGCTATTCCTTAAAAGAAGATGTTGAACACGGAAAGAAACTTTGTGAAGCCTTGGAAGTGGAGTATGAAGTTGTTGATTTGTCTAAATCTTATGATACTATTTTAGAATCGGTAAAAGAGCCATTAAATGACCAGGCTAAAAGTAATATTAAACCAAGACTAAGAATGACAACTCTTTATGCTATAGCACAACAAAAAAATTATTTAGTTTTAGGAACCGGAAACAGAGCTGAGATAGTGTTGGGTTATTTTACAAAATATGGGGATGGTGGATCAGATGTAAACCCCATATCTGACCTTAAAGTACATCAAGTTTTTGATATGGCTCGAGAGCTTAATATACCTCAAGAGATAATTAACAAACCCCCATCTGCAGGCTTATGGGAAGGACAAACCGATGAGCAAGAGCTAGGAATTCGATACAGTGATGTTGATGACTTTTTAGACGGTAAAGAAGTTGATCCAAAAGTAAGGGAGAAGATTATTAGTAAGTATAAAGCCACTGAGCATAAAAGACAAACTTTTGCTCAATATAAAGATATCGGTCCGCTAAAGTTTTAA
- the yunB gene encoding sporulation protein YunB, producing the protein MLRRKRFGKRRPLLPNLLQRKFVIGILVLFICYILVSTFVFIESSLRPTIIAIAEARARVIATEAINSAIDVHIAKESRYEHLIYIQKDYSGNIAMAEVNNMEIARIQTLTTMNVQEALKSIKSETIRIPLGQALGSEILADYGPRIPVNLVPIGTVNAGIEQKFHPTGINIVSHEVGIGIEADVQIVIPFVSSTVKVETYTPIVTATYFGDVPDTVINLPLGNQDFDIPLPMIE; encoded by the coding sequence ATGTTGAGAAGAAAAAGGTTTGGTAAAAGACGACCTTTGCTTCCTAATTTATTACAAAGAAAATTTGTAATAGGCATATTAGTGCTTTTTATTTGTTATATACTTGTTTCTACCTTCGTATTTATTGAATCTAGTCTAAGGCCGACAATTATTGCTATAGCAGAGGCAAGGGCAAGAGTTATTGCTACAGAGGCCATCAACAGTGCCATTGACGTACATATAGCTAAAGAGAGTAGGTATGAACATTTAATATATATACAAAAGGACTATAGCGGTAACATAGCTATGGCAGAAGTAAACAATATGGAAATAGCTAGAATTCAGACGCTAACTACTATGAACGTTCAGGAAGCTTTAAAAAGCATTAAATCTGAGACTATAAGGATACCTTTAGGTCAAGCTTTAGGCAGTGAAATCTTAGCGGATTATGGTCCTAGGATACCAGTTAATCTAGTGCCCATAGGTACAGTAAACGCAGGCATTGAGCAGAAGTTTCATCCTACAGGTATAAATATAGTATCCCACGAAGTGGGAATAGGAATAGAAGCGGATGTCCAGATTGTAATTCCATTTGTATCATCGACAGTTAAAGTTGAGACATACACACCTATTGTAACAGCTACATATTTTGGAGATGTACCAGATACGGTGATAAACCTACCTTTAGGAAATCAAGATTTTGATATACCATTGCCAATGATAGAGTAA
- a CDS encoding SpoIID/LytB domain-containing protein → MKRMFNTKLLVTLVVVSICSSFFYTGPGIQFAEASHDEIRVGLFFGNNALRTVNLDSNNSNTLKANYNNAEHPLYSGVGEFEFSLTNVNKTSTVFSDSDISKVREIYNQLSNSNVPVFYGFNGLWHVLVPSHRANEVTDINPSLRASSFSVASQVVKVENKGRTIAYFEQIDNNTVLRLHSDDEFISVNDGSRYRGFMEVLKENDGFKVINQLDMELYLRGVVPYEMSPSWPIEALAAQTVAARTYAVRNWNKYKSRGFNVCTTVNSQVYRGYNSRHETSRVVEAIEKTEGEIITFNGNPIDAVYHSHSGGHTENSENVWGGTLTYLRGVKDPYSVRSGSMLDDWAYETVIEGVDEHGRAGFKDELVSRGHLDSSFDIADIEVVTFDSGRVDYLLLTSEQGEEVKIRSGQIFGAFHNNTSPGGSQRLWSRVFDVKMDSNTFIQSTLGIKQVSGDAFTVLGEAETSVVDGKEVYVLTENGKTSLPTRPHNITLDGSGWGHGVGMSQWGARQMAVEGYSYREILEYYYRQIDVR, encoded by the coding sequence ATGAAAAGGATGTTTAATACCAAATTATTAGTAACTTTAGTTGTAGTAAGTATATGCAGTTCTTTTTTTTATACAGGGCCTGGGATCCAGTTTGCTGAAGCGTCTCATGATGAAATAAGGGTTGGTCTATTTTTTGGCAATAACGCTTTAAGGACTGTAAACCTAGATAGCAATAACAGTAATACATTAAAAGCAAACTATAATAATGCCGAACATCCTTTATATAGTGGTGTGGGAGAGTTTGAGTTTTCTTTAACAAATGTTAATAAAACATCAACGGTTTTTAGCGATTCAGATATATCAAAGGTTAGGGAAATTTACAATCAATTATCAAATTCAAATGTGCCTGTTTTTTATGGCTTTAATGGTCTATGGCATGTTCTTGTGCCCTCTCACAGGGCAAACGAAGTTACAGATATAAATCCCTCACTTAGAGCAAGCTCTTTTTCTGTAGCAAGTCAGGTTGTAAAGGTTGAAAACAAGGGGCGCACAATTGCTTACTTTGAACAAATTGACAATAATACCGTGCTGCGCTTACATAGCGATGATGAATTCATCTCTGTTAATGATGGCTCGAGATACAGAGGCTTTATGGAAGTTCTTAAAGAAAATGATGGATTTAAGGTGATAAATCAACTGGACATGGAGCTTTACTTAAGAGGCGTAGTTCCTTACGAAATGTCGCCTTCTTGGCCCATTGAAGCTTTAGCTGCTCAAACAGTTGCCGCTAGAACTTACGCTGTTAGAAACTGGAATAAGTACAAAAGTAGAGGTTTTAACGTCTGTACCACTGTTAACAGTCAGGTTTATAGAGGATATAACTCTAGGCATGAAACTTCACGAGTTGTTGAGGCTATTGAAAAGACTGAAGGGGAAATTATAACGTTTAATGGAAACCCGATTGACGCGGTATATCACTCACATAGTGGTGGACATACAGAAAATAGTGAAAATGTTTGGGGAGGAACATTGACATACCTAAGAGGAGTAAAAGACCCATACTCAGTAAGATCTGGATCTATGTTGGATGACTGGGCTTACGAGACGGTAATTGAAGGTGTTGATGAACATGGCAGAGCTGGTTTTAAAGACGAATTAGTTTCAAGAGGCCATTTAGACTCCTCGTTTGACATTGCAGACATCGAGGTAGTAACATTTGATAGTGGTAGGGTTGATTATCTTCTACTAACCTCAGAGCAAGGCGAAGAAGTTAAGATTAGAAGCGGACAAATTTTTGGAGCTTTTCATAACAATACGTCCCCTGGTGGTTCACAGCGCTTGTGGAGCAGGGTTTTTGATGTTAAAATGGACTCTAATACTTTTATTCAATCTACTTTAGGTATTAAACAAGTTTCAGGTGATGCTTTTACAGTTTTAGGAGAAGCTGAAACGTCTGTAGTTGATGGAAAAGAAGTGTATGTACTTACTGAAAATGGGAAAACTTCATTACCAACAAGACCACATAATATAACCTTAGATGGTAGTGGATGGGGGCATGGTGTTGGCATGAGCCAATGGGGTGCTAGACAAATGGCAGTAGAAGGGTATAGTTACCGAGAGATATTGGAATATTATTATAGACAAATTGACGTAAGATAA
- a CDS encoding YebC/PmpR family DNA-binding transcriptional regulator: MAGHSKWANIKHKKSRQDAQRGKIFTKISKEIMVAVQQGGTDADTNFKLRLAIQKAKSNNMPNDNIERAIKRGTGDLDGKNFEEIVYEGYGPGGAAVMLDILTDNRNRTAGEIRHIFSKNNGNLGESGCVSWMFHRKGLFVVEKNDEVEEDELLLVALEAGAEDVKSTDEIFQITCEPEEFETVKKALEDNDYKLEVEEVSMVPENTVSLSESDLEKMEKLEEVLDDHNDVQNIYTNVE; this comes from the coding sequence ATGGCTGGACATTCAAAATGGGCTAATATAAAGCATAAAAAGTCACGACAAGATGCGCAGAGAGGAAAAATTTTCACTAAAATATCCAAAGAAATAATGGTGGCTGTGCAACAGGGAGGTACTGATGCTGACACCAACTTTAAATTAAGACTAGCAATCCAAAAAGCTAAATCAAATAATATGCCTAATGATAACATCGAACGTGCGATTAAAAGAGGAACAGGAGACTTAGACGGCAAAAACTTTGAGGAAATTGTATATGAAGGATATGGTCCTGGTGGGGCTGCTGTAATGTTAGATATTTTAACAGATAACAGGAATAGAACAGCTGGTGAAATAAGGCATATATTTTCTAAAAATAATGGTAATTTAGGTGAGTCAGGCTGTGTTTCTTGGATGTTTCATAGAAAAGGCTTGTTTGTTGTTGAAAAAAACGATGAAGTTGAGGAAGATGAACTACTTCTTGTTGCCTTAGAAGCAGGAGCTGAAGATGTAAAATCAACTGACGAGATTTTCCAAATAACCTGCGAGCCGGAAGAGTTCGAGACGGTAAAAAAAGCTTTAGAAGATAATGATTATAAATTAGAAGTTGAAGAGGTTTCTATGGTCCCGGAAAACACCGTGAGTCTAAGTGAATCTGACTTAGAAAAGATGGAGAAATTAGAAGAGGTTCTAGATGATCATAATGATGTGCAAAATATCTACACAAATGTCGAATAA